In Leptospira stimsonii, a single window of DNA contains:
- a CDS encoding STAS domain-containing protein, translating to MARVEFDSLYIETTKSSLPNKEVLLVVFNGKVTNSNSFEISRKIHFVFEEEVYNIILDLSGLEYINSVGVATILTLIKTVDQHSGKIVIGGLNHFLENVIRLMELPKKVEIYNSVEEAKKAFS from the coding sequence ATGGCGAGAGTAGAATTCGATTCATTGTATATTGAGACGACCAAATCCAGTCTTCCAAATAAGGAAGTGTTGCTCGTTGTATTCAACGGTAAGGTGACCAACTCCAATTCTTTCGAGATTTCCCGCAAGATACACTTTGTCTTCGAAGAAGAAGTCTATAATATCATTTTAGACCTTTCCGGTCTGGAATACATCAACAGCGTGGGAGTCGCAACGATTTTGACCTTGATCAAAACCGTGGATCAACATTCCGGAAAAATCGTGATCGGAGGACTCAATCATTTCCTCGAAAACGTAATCCGTCTGATGGAACTTCCGAAAAAAGTCGAAATTTACAACTCCGTAGAAGAAGCTAAAAAAGCTTTTTCGTAG
- a CDS encoding homoserine dehydrogenase — translation MERIRIGLIGAGTVGSGVLEILKNESAAYREKYGLDLILTSVSTRTPDKIKKELLNFPNCKLESDFKKIISDPEIDLVLELVGGTDVAYTIVSEALKNGKTVITANKALLSQRGDELFSLAHESGLEIGMEACVAGAIPVIRSIKTGLGSDSFLSLYGILNGTTNFILSKMELEHLDYSEALQIAQELGFAEKDPTFDVEGIDTAHKISILGSLAFSQKIPLQSVQIEGITKISGLDIQFAGELGYRIKLLGLVRKIADQLEARVQPVMIPVKHPFANIMNEMNAIYYQTAYAGPGMFVGKGAGSLPTASSVVSDILYYGARRNKGLAPEKNLFPPASVSEANGSLVRYYLRFTTVDLPGVLSEISKVLGDHGVSISSVRQNEVEKEPVEVVVITHPATEENIKKSLKIIDSLSLIRHASVAIRLEDKL, via the coding sequence ATGGAACGCATTCGAATCGGATTGATTGGAGCGGGAACGGTAGGATCAGGGGTTCTCGAGATTCTCAAAAATGAAAGTGCCGCATATCGCGAGAAATACGGCCTAGATCTGATTCTCACCTCGGTCTCAACCCGAACTCCCGATAAAATCAAAAAAGAATTACTTAACTTTCCCAATTGCAAATTAGAATCCGACTTTAAAAAAATCATTTCCGATCCCGAGATCGATCTGGTCTTAGAACTCGTTGGCGGAACCGATGTCGCTTATACGATCGTGAGCGAGGCTTTGAAAAACGGAAAAACCGTGATCACCGCAAACAAAGCGCTTCTTTCTCAAAGAGGAGACGAGCTTTTCTCTCTCGCTCATGAAAGTGGATTGGAAATCGGTATGGAAGCTTGCGTCGCCGGAGCGATTCCGGTCATTCGTTCCATCAAGACGGGACTCGGCTCCGATTCTTTCCTTTCTCTTTATGGAATCTTAAACGGAACTACGAATTTCATTCTCTCCAAGATGGAATTGGAACATCTGGATTATTCCGAAGCTCTTCAGATCGCACAAGAACTCGGCTTTGCGGAAAAAGATCCAACCTTTGACGTGGAAGGAATCGATACCGCACATAAAATTAGCATATTAGGAAGTTTAGCGTTCTCGCAAAAAATTCCTTTACAGAGCGTTCAAATCGAAGGTATAACAAAGATTAGTGGGTTGGATATTCAATTTGCAGGAGAACTCGGTTATAGAATCAAACTCCTAGGATTGGTTCGAAAGATTGCGGATCAATTGGAAGCAAGAGTGCAACCGGTGATGATTCCCGTAAAACATCCGTTCGCGAATATCATGAACGAGATGAACGCGATCTATTATCAGACCGCTTATGCGGGTCCTGGAATGTTCGTCGGAAAGGGAGCCGGGTCCTTACCGACAGCTTCCTCGGTTGTTTCCGATATTCTCTATTACGGAGCGAGAAGAAACAAAGGTTTGGCTCCGGAGAAGAATTTATTTCCACCGGCCAGCGTCTCCGAGGCCAACGGCTCTTTGGTACGATATTATCTGCGATTTACGACCGTCGATCTTCCGGGGGTTCTTTCCGAAATTTCGAAAGTTTTGGGAGATCACGGAGTCTCTATCTCTTCAGTAAGGCAAAACGAAGTGGAAAAAGAACCCGTCGAAGTTGTTGTTATAACACATCCGGCAACCGAAGAGAATATAAAGAAATCATTGAAGATCATCGATAGCCTTTCTTTGATCCGCCACGCTTCGGTCGCGATTCGATTAGAGGATAAACTATAA
- a CDS encoding LIC_10572 family protein, producing MANKRRPPRKKHNSNQKGSGGNEKNRENADSNRGGNESREGNRRHSHQQRQQQGKNFQRNQEFHRKSQEMAMEKNPPKVRAPREGGRYLAGAILTGSIVLLGIFSYFICENYHTKTPIYGKRGWDDSFQKSVTWAEAKEICDERSKRLPGKDQLKNFSKRADSKLRNAGVFWSSSPEGDSGYYYSVNFKDGTDTSSLGTMKYNVICVK from the coding sequence ATGGCAAACAAAAGAAGGCCTCCCAGAAAGAAACATAATTCAAACCAGAAAGGTTCGGGAGGGAATGAGAAGAATCGGGAAAACGCAGATTCCAACCGAGGCGGTAATGAGTCTAGAGAAGGGAATCGAAGACATTCTCATCAACAACGCCAGCAACAAGGAAAGAATTTTCAGAGAAACCAAGAGTTCCATCGAAAGAGCCAAGAAATGGCGATGGAAAAAAATCCTCCGAAAGTGAGAGCCCCGAGAGAAGGGGGACGATACTTAGCGGGTGCGATCCTAACCGGAAGCATCGTACTTTTAGGAATCTTTAGTTATTTCATTTGCGAGAATTATCACACAAAAACTCCCATCTACGGTAAACGAGGTTGGGATGACTCCTTCCAAAAATCCGTAACCTGGGCGGAAGCAAAGGAAATCTGCGATGAAAGGTCGAAACGTTTGCCGGGCAAAGATCAACTCAAGAATTTCAGCAAAAGAGCGGATTCTAAGTTGAGAAACGCCGGAGTCTTTTGGTCTTCCAGTCCGGAAGGCGATTCCGGTTATTACTATTCCGTAAATTTCAAAGATGGAACGGACACAAGTAGCCTTGGAACGATGAAGTATAACGTGATTTGCGTAAAGTAA